In Bacillus cytotoxicus NVH 391-98, the following are encoded in one genomic region:
- the pckA gene encoding phosphoenolpyruvate carboxykinase (ATP) yields the protein MSTVNVQIGLHELLNGSNAQIQLSVPQLVEKVLMRNEGKLTSTGAVSASTGKYTGRSPKDKFIVKEPSVANKIAWGPVNQPISEERFNKLYTKVLEYLKEKEELFVFKGFAGADRNYRLPIQVVNEYAWHNLFVHQLFIRPTEEELANHNAPFTIVSAPNFKADPAVDGTNSEAFIIVSFEKRIVLIGGTEYAGEMKKSIFSIMNFLLPEQDILSMHCSANVGEEGDVALFFGLSGTGKTTLSADPHRKLIGDDEHGWSDNGVFNIEGGCYAKCINLSHEKEPQIFDAIKFGSVLENVIVDDKTRIADYSDTALTENTRAAYPIDAIDNIVLPSVAGHPNTIIFLTADASGVLPPISKLSKEQAMYHFLSGYTSKLAGTERGVTSPQATFSTCFGSPFLPLDASRYAEMLGEKIEKHDAKVFLVNTGWTGGEYGVGKRMNLAYTRAMVQAALNGELDKVETVKHDIFGLDVPLHVPSVPDEVLMPEQTWADQAAYKQKAIELANQFKENFKKFDNVSKDIINLGGPTA from the coding sequence ATGAGTACTGTGAATGTCCAAATTGGATTACATGAATTACTGAACGGAAGCAATGCACAGATTCAACTAAGCGTTCCGCAGTTAGTGGAAAAAGTACTGATGAGAAATGAAGGAAAACTAACTTCTACCGGTGCTGTTTCTGCTTCAACAGGAAAATATACAGGACGTTCTCCTAAAGATAAATTTATCGTGAAAGAACCATCGGTTGCAAATAAAATCGCTTGGGGACCTGTAAATCAACCGATTTCTGAAGAGCGTTTTAATAAATTATATACAAAAGTATTAGAGTACTTAAAGGAAAAAGAAGAACTATTTGTATTTAAAGGATTTGCTGGCGCTGATCGTAACTACCGTCTGCCAATTCAAGTTGTAAACGAATATGCATGGCATAATTTATTCGTTCATCAATTATTTATTCGTCCAACTGAAGAGGAATTAGCAAATCATAATGCACCATTCACAATTGTTTCTGCACCAAACTTTAAAGCAGATCCAGCAGTTGATGGCACAAACTCTGAAGCATTCATTATTGTTTCATTCGAAAAACGCATTGTGCTAATTGGTGGTACTGAATACGCTGGAGAAATGAAGAAATCTATTTTCTCTATTATGAACTTCTTACTTCCTGAACAAGATATTCTTTCTATGCACTGCTCTGCTAACGTAGGGGAAGAAGGCGACGTAGCATTATTCTTCGGCTTATCTGGAACAGGTAAAACAACTTTATCAGCTGACCCACATCGAAAATTAATCGGTGATGATGAACATGGATGGTCTGATAATGGCGTATTCAATATTGAAGGCGGTTGCTACGCAAAATGCATTAATCTTTCTCATGAAAAAGAACCACAAATCTTTGATGCTATTAAATTCGGATCCGTATTAGAAAATGTTATAGTTGATGATAAAACACGCATTGCAGACTATAGCGATACAGCGTTAACAGAAAATACACGTGCTGCATATCCAATAGATGCGATTGACAATATCGTTCTACCAAGTGTTGCAGGACACCCAAATACCATTATTTTCTTAACTGCTGATGCATCTGGTGTATTACCACCAATCAGTAAGTTATCAAAAGAACAAGCTATGTATCATTTCTTAAGCGGTTACACTAGTAAACTAGCAGGGACTGAACGTGGTGTTACATCTCCACAAGCTACATTCTCTACTTGCTTCGGTTCACCATTCTTACCGCTTGATGCATCAAGATATGCAGAAATGCTTGGTGAAAAAATTGAAAAGCACGATGCAAAAGTATTCTTAGTAAATACTGGTTGGACTGGCGGCGAATACGGCGTTGGGAAGCGCATGAATTTAGCTTATACTCGAGCAATGGTTCAAGCTGCATTAAACGGTGAACTGGATAAAGTAGAAACCGTAAAACATGATATCTTCGGTCTAGATGTTCCACTTCATGTGCCAAGTGTACCTGATGAAGTATTAATGCCTGAACAAACATGGGCTGATCAAGCTGCTTATAAGCAAAAAGCAATTGAACTTGCTAATCAATTTAAAGAAAACTTCAAGAAATTCGATAATGTCTCAAAAGATATTATCAACCTTGGCGGTCCAACTGCTTAA
- a CDS encoding ATP synthase subunit I, whose protein sequence is MIRMSLRAFKIQMYYLLGIMLLGWAMTPFSAHFLGVGIGLLVSMYCVWILGRRIEKLGDSIVKKTKAPSLGMFNRFAAAILGAIIMYEIEHHMVMWAFAVGIMGGYILIVINLGYYSMKDEQK, encoded by the coding sequence ATGATTCGTATGTCATTAAGGGCGTTTAAAATTCAAATGTATTATTTGCTAGGTATTATGCTACTAGGATGGGCAATGACTCCATTTTCTGCACATTTTTTAGGTGTGGGAATCGGTCTACTAGTTAGTATGTATTGTGTTTGGATTTTAGGCAGACGCATTGAAAAGCTTGGGGATAGCATTGTAAAAAAAACAAAGGCACCGTCCCTTGGAATGTTTAATCGATTTGCAGCAGCGATACTGGGTGCAATTATTATGTATGAAATCGAACATCATATGGTAATGTGGGCGTTTGCTGTTGGGATTATGGGTGGTTACATCTTAATTGTCATTAATTTAGGGTATTACAGCATGAAAGATGAGCAGAAATAG
- a CDS encoding DMT family transporter, with translation MRRWGIEVLIFSVVVIWGINYTIAKYGLLEFTAIEFTALRMMAAAPLLLLLTFYIEKSLYIERRDIPRLIIVSVVGIILYQTLFMETVKYTSATNASLLISISPIFTTLFTISLKQENFSIRKFIGSIIACAGTVLVLRAGHSFASSFYGNGIGVITSICWGLYPVLAGPLIKKYTALRVTAWSAVVGAIPLCLLSGWHVFLLPFQIEKGMTWFALLYSIFFVTVFGLVMWYIGVQKIGASHTMVYMYITPLVAVLFAALWAKEHISMQQIIGGCIIFFGLWFVKFEERASQAIISEHISK, from the coding sequence ATGAGGAGATGGGGAATTGAAGTATTAATTTTTAGCGTTGTGGTTATATGGGGCATCAATTATACGATTGCGAAATACGGGCTATTAGAATTTACAGCGATTGAATTTACAGCACTTCGGATGATGGCAGCAGCACCGCTGTTATTATTACTTACGTTTTATATTGAAAAGTCGCTCTATATAGAGAGAAGAGATATACCGAGGCTCATTATTGTCAGTGTTGTTGGCATTATACTATATCAAACATTATTTATGGAAACTGTAAAATATACATCTGCAACAAATGCTTCTTTACTCATTTCTATTTCACCTATTTTTACAACACTATTTACAATTTCGCTGAAACAAGAGAATTTTTCTATTCGAAAATTCATCGGTTCTATTATCGCTTGTGCAGGCACAGTACTTGTGTTACGAGCGGGCCATTCATTTGCCAGCTCGTTCTATGGAAATGGGATTGGGGTTATTACTTCAATATGTTGGGGGCTTTATCCAGTATTAGCGGGACCACTTATAAAAAAATATACAGCACTACGTGTCACTGCTTGGTCAGCGGTTGTTGGGGCGATTCCACTTTGTCTACTGAGTGGATGGCATGTCTTTTTATTACCATTTCAAATTGAAAAAGGAATGACATGGTTTGCGCTCTTATATTCTATTTTCTTTGTAACAGTATTTGGTTTGGTAATGTGGTATATAGGGGTTCAAAAAATCGGAGCATCCCATACGATGGTGTATATGTATATTACTCCACTTGTAGCAGTGTTATTTGCAGCGTTATGGGCAAAAGAGCATATTTCTATGCAGCAAATCATTGGTGGATGTATTATTTTTTTCGGATTATGGTTTGTGAAATTTGAAGAGCGAGCATCACAGGCAATCATATCAGAACATATATCAAAATAG
- a CDS encoding iron-sulfur cluster biosynthesis family protein codes for MYVTVTDTAYKKIMDTIPNETKFMKLFYDNEGCGCVMSGIIDLVAVSEKEERDVDVASNKLKFIADRTKLVFMDDKLIVDLHESGEYFQLKSPSQFYNPNMKLHIRV; via the coding sequence ATGTATGTAACTGTAACAGATACAGCTTATAAAAAAATTATGGATACGATTCCAAACGAGACGAAATTTATGAAGTTATTTTATGATAACGAAGGGTGCGGCTGTGTAATGAGTGGAATTATTGATTTAGTAGCTGTATCTGAAAAAGAGGAACGTGATGTAGACGTTGCGTCAAATAAATTAAAATTTATCGCAGATCGTACAAAGCTTGTATTTATGGATGATAAATTGATTGTCGATTTGCATGAATCGGGTGAGTATTTTCAATTAAAGAGTCCGAGTCAATTTTATAATCCAAATATGAAACTTCATATTCGAGTGTAA
- a CDS encoding BglG family transcription antiterminator — protein MEKEIERKINLLNILVQEKKWFTLLELEKRLNSSSKTIRKDIVVINDLLPTGTTIHSKKGKGVKLSLPQDQSISEVISKLLKQSRTFLVLQQLLEESSSTVTSLSENLYLPISSTNTVLRRLARYIKKFGLSLQKKPLQIIGNEFQIILMFSERYLEAFIEDEWPFPEYKEEVLLSYVDYIEEKLGILFYSNDRRRLVFILAILFKRMNQGYKVQFSEWVIKNTLESLYYKKIFEGEHIIKKDGNRPLHIEEQVLLIIIIKLSSYVSENETNSKREELTLYTEGKIQAYVYIKNFIDMLEQELQMDLASHEDFVYGMIEYCRNTFYILKFLPRIKAPEKDTCAYIKKNYKETFDLVKKAYIKWGKQLKLTDIPDEEVAKVTMRIAAIGKLPNKNRKKVLLLTGEGKSWEQYMKSCINKRYGDQLEFIEGKNKRVLQGDIEGMDVDFIITTVPLNITVKSIVYVSPILQERDFYEIGISVNQ, from the coding sequence ATGGAAAAAGAAATTGAGCGCAAAATCAATTTATTAAATATTCTTGTTCAAGAAAAGAAGTGGTTCACGCTTTTAGAATTGGAAAAGCGGTTGAATTCTTCTAGTAAAACGATACGAAAAGATATAGTAGTGATTAATGATTTATTACCAACAGGCACAACGATACATTCTAAAAAAGGAAAAGGTGTAAAGTTATCTTTACCTCAAGATCAATCAATTTCTGAGGTGATTTCGAAACTTTTAAAACAGTCTCGAACGTTTTTAGTTCTTCAGCAATTATTAGAAGAAAGTTCAAGCACAGTTACATCTTTATCAGAAAATTTATATCTACCTATTTCTTCTACTAATACAGTGTTAAGAAGGCTTGCCAGATATATAAAGAAATTTGGTTTGTCTTTACAAAAGAAACCGTTACAAATTATAGGGAATGAGTTTCAAATTATACTTATGTTTTCTGAACGTTATTTAGAAGCTTTTATAGAAGACGAATGGCCTTTTCCAGAATATAAAGAAGAAGTGCTATTAAGTTATGTAGACTATATTGAGGAGAAACTAGGAATTCTATTTTATTCTAACGACCGAAGAAGATTAGTCTTTATTCTGGCAATTCTTTTTAAGCGAATGAATCAAGGATATAAAGTACAATTTAGTGAATGGGTTATTAAAAATACACTTGAATCTTTATATTACAAAAAAATATTTGAAGGGGAGCACATTATAAAGAAAGATGGAAATAGACCTTTACATATTGAAGAACAAGTGTTGTTAATTATCATTATTAAATTATCGAGTTATGTAAGTGAAAATGAAACAAATTCCAAAAGAGAAGAATTAACGCTTTATACAGAAGGGAAAATACAGGCTTATGTTTATATAAAGAATTTCATTGATATGTTGGAGCAAGAATTACAAATGGATTTAGCTAGTCATGAAGATTTTGTATATGGAATGATTGAGTATTGTAGAAATACATTTTATATATTAAAATTCCTTCCTAGAATAAAAGCTCCAGAAAAAGATACGTGTGCATATATAAAGAAAAACTATAAAGAAACGTTTGATTTAGTAAAAAAGGCGTATATAAAATGGGGAAAACAATTGAAACTAACAGATATTCCGGACGAAGAAGTTGCAAAAGTAACTATGAGGATTGCAGCAATAGGAAAACTCCCTAATAAAAATAGAAAAAAAGTGTTACTTCTTACAGGGGAAGGAAAAAGCTGGGAACAGTATATGAAAAGCTGTATTAATAAACGGTATGGTGATCAACTAGAGTTTATAGAAGGGAAAAATAAAAGGGTGTTACAAGGAGATATTGAAGGAATGGATGTAGACTTTATTATTACAACTGTACCGTTAAATATAACTGTAAAATCTATTGTGTATGTATCCCCTATTTTGCAAGAGCGAGATTTTTATGAAATAGGAATTTCTGTAAATCAGTAA
- a CDS encoding M60 family metallopeptidase, which translates to MKKSKKKYGAMTYKTLLAINILWVPFASGTFEVTKAAAESIENIETTLEERTFLLKGKGNVDHLANIHQRAFAFSPFEPTGLYAKPNETIIIHVEGKQNIQAYIGTYSYDGNPKKFYLKPGKNEISAPKGGMLYFENANLNGETKVTVSSGGTPIPYFELGKHTKEDWDAMLEKFPNAYAVELKGERSLFTVTYKAAKQYLGGKDPSPLLRKHDEAIRIQDKVSGVSEEYTGVAQADTHYVHFVEDFNKKDGWMYATNYRTGYVSDAMKYVLDLEHFEKDGWGPWHEAGHQRQQTWKWSGLTEVTVNIYSMAVQRAFGNPSRLEAEERYNDIFLYLMKPQSEKNYDQIDNLFVKLGMFWQLDLAFGDNFYPKLHQMYRLTSLEELGDGSDEEKKQLFITMASKVANRDLTPFFEIWGLMPSEKTKNRIKHLPKLQKEIWKGRDLRPVVEERVSKYQVPMGGIPVPTTVDIGAINDIDVTKLVTNLSPNVYLTGNRSIDMRQFDSASVTVEIADKEGNKNAVIVPMKVTYGDSIVFQGLSDWNSAIISISHANRQLKAITTDVTKTIHYRFPETYYSFKVYDKDTRQEKLSVSTSGQVGAKDFVSKIQNVKFNYGDIVEVFHSEPSRLHVYHNNEKVPQDKQTTKQYIITPKGFQDPQDVDLAVIDNKEKEKKDESEVIDNKQKEKKDEPEVIDNTKNKKKDDISGKWYEHEIRELAKKGIMAGDGKGSYWPERLVTRAEFAALIARALQLSEGTSNFKDLGLAHPSLVDGINRAAAAGIIHGRGNGIFAPNDTITREEVVIMVDRALQSKGITGALKEVPFIDQDAAYDKKALQRVYGLGIVKGNDQNQFLPKGTASRAEAAAFLNRMLRVIDEEK; encoded by the coding sequence ATGAAAAAAAGTAAAAAAAAGTATGGCGCGATGACTTATAAAACATTGCTTGCAATCAATATTTTGTGGGTTCCATTTGCTAGCGGAACCTTTGAAGTAACGAAAGCAGCAGCAGAGTCGATAGAAAATATAGAAACAACATTAGAAGAGCGTACTTTTCTTTTGAAAGGAAAGGGGAATGTCGATCACCTTGCGAATATTCATCAGCGTGCCTTTGCATTCAGTCCATTTGAACCAACAGGGCTATACGCTAAACCAAATGAAACAATAATAATCCATGTTGAAGGAAAACAAAATATTCAAGCATATATAGGCACATATTCCTATGATGGTAATCCTAAGAAATTTTATTTGAAACCTGGGAAAAATGAAATTTCTGCTCCAAAAGGTGGAATGCTATATTTTGAAAATGCTAATCTGAATGGAGAAACAAAAGTAACTGTATCAAGTGGTGGAACGCCTATCCCATATTTCGAATTAGGAAAGCATACGAAAGAAGATTGGGATGCAATGTTAGAGAAGTTCCCTAATGCTTATGCTGTAGAATTAAAAGGAGAAAGAAGCTTATTCACAGTGACGTATAAAGCTGCTAAACAATATTTAGGAGGAAAAGATCCCTCACCGTTATTGCGTAAGCATGATGAAGCGATTCGAATTCAAGATAAAGTATCAGGAGTATCAGAGGAGTATACAGGTGTAGCACAGGCTGATACACATTACGTTCATTTTGTTGAAGATTTTAATAAAAAAGATGGTTGGATGTATGCGACAAACTATCGAACTGGATATGTTTCCGATGCTATGAAATATGTTTTAGATTTAGAACACTTTGAAAAAGATGGATGGGGACCATGGCATGAAGCAGGGCATCAAAGGCAACAAACATGGAAATGGTCTGGTTTAACCGAGGTTACGGTAAATATTTACAGTATGGCAGTGCAAAGAGCTTTTGGGAATCCTTCACGTTTAGAAGCGGAAGAACGATATAACGATATATTTCTTTATTTAATGAAGCCTCAATCAGAAAAAAATTATGATCAGATTGATAATCTTTTCGTGAAATTAGGGATGTTTTGGCAGCTAGATTTAGCTTTTGGAGATAATTTTTATCCGAAGTTGCATCAGATGTATCGTTTAACTTCACTGGAAGAATTAGGGGATGGATCGGATGAAGAGAAAAAACAACTGTTTATAACAATGGCATCCAAGGTGGCAAATCGGGATTTAACTCCTTTCTTTGAAATATGGGGTTTGATGCCGTCAGAAAAAACAAAAAATAGGATTAAACATTTACCTAAACTTCAAAAAGAAATATGGAAGGGAAGAGATTTAAGACCAGTTGTGGAAGAAAGAGTCTCAAAGTACCAAGTTCCAATGGGAGGAATACCAGTTCCAACTACAGTTGATATAGGAGCCATTAATGATATTGACGTAACAAAGCTTGTAACGAATCTTTCACCTAACGTTTATTTGACAGGGAATAGAAGTATAGATATGAGGCAATTTGACTCAGCATCTGTAACGGTTGAAATTGCTGATAAAGAAGGTAATAAGAATGCGGTTATTGTCCCTATGAAAGTAACTTATGGGGATAGTATAGTCTTTCAAGGGTTGAGTGATTGGAATAGTGCAATTATCAGTATTTCTCATGCTAATCGTCAACTGAAAGCTATTACGACGGATGTAACGAAGACAATTCATTACCGTTTTCCAGAAACATACTATTCTTTCAAAGTATATGATAAAGATACAAGACAAGAAAAGCTCTCCGTATCGACAAGCGGACAAGTGGGGGCGAAAGATTTCGTTAGTAAAATACAAAATGTAAAGTTTAACTATGGAGATATAGTCGAAGTGTTCCATAGTGAGCCTAGCAGATTGCATGTATATCATAACAATGAAAAGGTGCCTCAAGATAAGCAAACAACTAAACAATATATTATTACACCAAAAGGATTTCAAGATCCTCAAGATGTAGATTTAGCAGTTATAGATAACAAAGAAAAAGAGAAGAAAGATGAATCTGAAGTTATAGACAACAAGCAAAAAGAGAAGAAAGACGAGCCCGAAGTTATAGATAACACGAAAAATAAGAAAAAAGATGATATCTCTGGAAAATGGTATGAACACGAAATTCGTGAGCTCGCGAAAAAAGGTATTATGGCGGGAGATGGGAAAGGTTCGTATTGGCCAGAGCGCCTTGTAACACGTGCAGAATTTGCGGCGTTAATTGCGCGAGCTTTACAATTATCGGAAGGAACATCAAACTTTAAAGATCTTGGATTGGCACATCCATCATTAGTAGATGGCATAAACCGAGCAGCGGCAGCTGGTATCATTCATGGACGAGGCAATGGTATATTTGCACCAAATGATACGATTACGCGTGAAGAAGTAGTCATTATGGTAGATCGTGCCTTGCAAAGCAAAGGAATTACTGGAGCATTAAAAGAAGTTCCGTTTATAGATCAAGATGCAGCTTATGATAAAAAAGCGCTGCAACGTGTATATGGATTAGGAATTGTTAAAGGAAATGATCAAAATCAATTCTTACCAAAAGGAACGGCAAGCCGTGCGGAAGCAGCAGCATTTTTAAATCGTATGTTAAGAGTTATAGACGAAGAAAAATAA